The Buteo buteo chromosome 33, bButBut1.hap1.1, whole genome shotgun sequence genome includes a window with the following:
- the LOC142026378 gene encoding ubiquitin carboxyl-terminal hydrolase 42-like, translated as MAVMGNESFVTEGMAPPQRILFPPERIYMDWQQQWRAGAGLHNPGNLCFLNSILQCLTYTPPLANYLLSREHSQSCHQRGFCVMCRMESHVNRVLRSSGSAIYPSAVISVLSLIGEHFQLGTQEDAHEFLRYTVDAMQRACLNGISNLDISSESTTIVHQIFGGFLRSRVTCSSCKAVSDSYEAFLDIPLDIKAASSVTAALADFVKPEQLDGENCFKCSQCNKMVAASKRFTIHGAPRVLTVCLKRFEDFTGGKINKVVKYSNCLDLRPYMSQPDGESLFYSLYAVLVHSGNGCHSGHYFCYTKASNGLWYEMNDSSVGHCDISTVLQQQAYLLFYVR; from the exons ATGGCCGTGATGGGGAACGAGTCCT TCGTCACTGAGGGGATGGCTCCGCCACAAAGGATCCTTTTTCCACCGGAGAGGATTTACATGGACTGGCAGCAGCAATGGAGAGCTGGAGCCGGACTCCACAACCCGGGCAATCTGTGTTTCCTCAACTCCATCCTGCAGTGCCTGACCTACACCCCACCTCTGGCCAACTACCTGCTGTCTCGTGAGCACAGCCAGTCGT gTCACCAGCGAGGCTTCTGCGTGATGTGTAGAATGGAAAGCCACGTTAACAGAGTCCTGCGCTCCTCGGGCAGTGCCATCTACCCTTCGGCTGTCATCAGTGTTCTCTCAC TAATAGGAGAACATTTCCAGCTTGGCACGCAGGAGGATGCCCATGAGTTCTTACGTTACACTGTTGATGCCATGCAGAGAGCTTGTCTGAATGGAATCAGCAA CTTGGACATCTCTTCTGAATCGACTACCATCGTCCACCAAATATTTGGGGGCTTTCTGCGATCCAGAG TCACGTGCTCGAGCTGCAAAGCGGTTTCCGATTCCTACGAGGCCTTTCTGGACATTCCTTTGGATATCAAA GCAGCCTCATCTGTCACCGCAGCGCTGGCGGACTTTGTGAAACCCGAGCAGCTGGATGGCGAAAACTGCTTTAAATGCAGCCA GTGTAACAAGATGGTCGCCGCCTCCAAGAGGTTTACAATCCATGGCGCGCCCAGGGTCCTCACGGTGTGCCTGAAAAGGTTCGAAGATTTCACCGGCGGGAAGATCAACAAG GTCGTGAAGTATTCCAACTGCTTGGATCTTCGCCCGTACATGTCTCAGCCAGACGGAGAGTCGCTCTTCTACTCTTTATACGCTGTCCTGGTGCACAGCGGTAACGGGTGTCATTCGGGACACTATTTCTGCTACACAAAG gccAGCAATGGACTGTGGTACGAGATGAACGATTCATCTGTGGGTCATTGTGACATCAGCACGGTCCTCCAGCAGCAAGCCTATTTGCTGTTTTACGTCAGGTAA
- the LOC142026377 gene encoding ubiquitin carboxyl-terminal hydrolase 42-like, with amino-acid sequence MGNDSFIAKEMAPQQRILFPPEKIRMDWQQRQRAGAGLHNLGNTCFVNSVLQCLTYTAPLANYLLSREHSQSCRQQDFCMICIMEAHVNEVLHSSDSAIQPSAVINVLTRIGEDFQLGRQEDAHEFLHYTVDAMQTACLSGSSELGMSSQATTIIHQTFGGFLRSRVTCLSCKAVSDSYEAFLDVPLDIKAASSVTAALEDFVKPEQLDGENCFKCSKCDKMVAASKGFTVHCAPKVLTVCLKKFEDCTGRKISKVVEYPEYLDLRPYMSQTAGEVLLYSLYAVLVHRGDSCRAGHYLCYTKASNGLWYEMNDMAVNGCGIKTVLRQRAYLLFYVRRQLLPASFSAVESELPPVSPYLPLLGFRLLPWCKVQLACCLKLANVEKSS; translated from the exons ATGGGGAACGACTCCT TCATTGCCAAGGAAATGGCTCCACAACAAAGGATCCTCTTTCCCCCGGAGAAGATTCGCATGGATTGGCAGCAAAGACAGAGAGCTGGAGCGGGACTGCACAACCTGGGCAATACGTGCTTCGTCAACTCCGTCCTGCAGTGCCTGACGTACACAGCCCCTCTGGCCAACTACCTGCTCTCTCGTGAGCACAGCCA GAGTT GTCGTCAGCAAGACTTCTGCATGATATGCATAATGGAAGCGCACGTTAACGAGGTCCTGCATTCCTCGGACAGTGCCATCCAGCCTAGCGCTGTCATCAACGTCCTCACAC GCATAGGAGAAGATTTCCAGCTTGGCAGGCAGGAAGATGCCCACGAGTTCCTACACTATACTGTCGATGCCATGCAGACAGCTTGTCTGAGTGGAAGCAGCGA GTTGGGCATGTCTTCTCAAGCAACTACCATCATCCATCAAACATTTGGGGGCTTTCTGAGATCCAGAG TCACGTGCTTGAGCTGCAAAGCAGTTTCCGATTCCTACGAGGCTTTCCTGGATGTCCCTTTGGATATAAAA GCAGCCTCTTCTGTCACTGCAGCTCTGGAGGACTTTGTGAAACCGGAGCAGCTGGATGGTGAAAACTGCTTTAAGTGTAGCAA GTGTGACAAGATGGTTGCTGCCTCCAAGGGGTTTACAGTCCATTGCGCGCCCAAGGTTCTCACAGTGTGTCTGAAAAAGTTTGAAGATTGCACCGGCAGGAAGATCAGCAAG GTTGTGGAGTATCCTGAGTACTTGGATCTTCGGCCATACATGTCCCAGACAGCCGGAGAAGTGCTCCTCTACTCCTTATATGCTGTCCTGGTGCATCGTGGTGACAGCTGTCGTGCAGGACACTATTTGTGCTACACAAAG GCCAGCAATGGACTGTGGTACGAGATGAATGATATGGCTGTGAATGGTTGTGGCATCAAGACAGTTCTCAGGCAGCGAGCCTATTTGCTGTTTTATGTCAG GAGACAATTACTACCTGCCTCCTTCAGTGCTGTTGAATCTGAACTACCCCCCGTCAGTCCTTATCTTCCCTTGCTGGGCTTCAGGCTGCTGCCCTGGTGTAAAGTGCAACTTGCCTGCTGTCTGAAGCTGGCTAATGTAGAGAAGAGTAgttaa